Proteins encoded by one window of Vitis riparia cultivar Riparia Gloire de Montpellier isolate 1030 chromosome 11, EGFV_Vit.rip_1.0, whole genome shotgun sequence:
- the LOC117925055 gene encoding VIN3-like protein 2 — MDSSSEGIVYDPSKINKLSMEEKRELVYAVSKWSRGGPEMLQSWSRQEILQILCAEMGKERKYTGLTKLKIIEHLLRVVSEKNSVEQEVVTNHEINHESQPSAATNQRTSKRQRKADHPSRLPVAANNHSISNGDGDLGNAIYCKNLACRANLSREYEFCKRCSCCICHQYDDNKDPSLWLTCSSDPPFQGVSCGMSCHLECAFKHEKSGIAKDGRHVRLDGSFYCVSCGKVNDMLGCWRKQLMMAKETRRVDILCYRVSLSQKLLNGTKKYQKLYEIVEEAVKKLEAEVGPLTGLPVKTARGIVNRLSSGPEVQRLCALALESLDSVLSNSHPRPAPGPKIQDAGLVAPSIRFEDICSTSLTVILGSEDSSTDNVISYKLWHRKSNDLEYPAEPACTMLAPNKRFTFSDLTPSTEYVFKVVSFQDTRELGMGEVQFSTSSSGDDIPKSLVAERSQSPATNCSSLSNPSSVEDETNNVTPYHDQNENREDNYPGYCKGTDKIVSTNLSNEATNCTGTDQEGNPADSVFVSDDERDLRVVVSMPKVLKPDNKPSLECQIIEEMSTDKESNTPVRTGMECVPFMGSSEAGLPITPCKLEIFKDGLGRNGRPKPSTMDLDDGSGKGDEPQAGSSSKKRSAERQDEECAANGPSDRDFEYYVKVIRWLECEGHVEKNFRQKFLTWYSLRATPQEVRIVKVFVDTLIEDPASLAEQLIDTFTETISSKRSSVVPAGFCMKLWH; from the exons ATGGATTCTTCTTCTGAGG GCATTGTGTATGATCCATCAAAAATCAATAAGTTGAGTATGGAGGAAAAGAGAGAACTTGTCTATGCAGTGTCAAAGTGGTCACGTGGTGGCCCTGAAATGCTACAGTCATGGAGTCGTCAGGAGATTTTACAGATCCTGTGTGCAGAGAtgggaaaagaaaggaaatatacCGGCTTGACAAAGTTGAAAATTATAGAACACCTTCTAAGAGTTGTTTCTGAAAAGAATTCAGTGGAGCAAGAGGTGGTTACAAACCATGAAATAAATCATGAATCACAGCCTTCAGCTGCAACTAACCAAAGGACTTCCAAGAGGCAACGGAAAGCTGATCACCCTTCTCGATTACCTGTTGCGGCAAACAATCATTCAATCAGTAATGGTGATGGTGATTTAGGCAATGCTATATACTGCAAAAACTTAGCTTGCAGAGCTAACTTAAGTCGAGAATATGAATTTTGCAAGAGGTGTTCATGCTGCATTTGTCATCAATACGATGACAACAAGGATCCTAGCTTGTGGTTAACTTGCAGCTCGGATCCTCCCTTTCAAGGTGTTTCCTGTGGCATGTCATGTCATCTTGAATGTGcttttaaacatgaaaaatcTGGCATTGCAAAGGATGGGCGGCATGTGAGACTAGATGGGAGCTTTTATTGTGTATCTTGTGGGAAAGTGAATGATATGCTCGG ATGCTGGAGAAAACAATTGATGATGGCAAAAGAAACCAGAAGAGTGGACATACTATGTTACCGAGTCTCCTTGAGCCAAAAGCTTCTGAATGGAACAAAAAAGTACCAGAAGCTTTATGAAATTGTTGAGGAAGCTGTCAAGAAGCTTGAAGCAGAAGTGGGTCCTTTAACTGGTCTACCTGTAAAAACAGCACGGGGCATCGTTAATAGGCTTTCTTCTGGCCCAGAGGTTCAGAGGCTGTGTGCCCTTGCATTGGAGTCGCTGGATTCCGTGCTCTCAAACTCTCACCCGCGTCCAGCACCCGGCCCTAAGATCCAAG ATGCCGGTTTGGTAGCTCCAAGCATCAGATTTGAAGATATCTGCTCAACATCTCTCACTGTGATTTTGGGTTCAGAAGATTCATCGACAGACAATGTGATCAGTTACAAATTATGGCATCGCAAGTCTAACGATTTGGAGTATCCTGCCGAACCTGCTTGTACTATGTTGGCACCCAACAAGAGGTTTACATTCTCTGATTTAACTCCATCCACAGAGTATGTTTTCAAGGTTGTTTCCTTCCAGGACACAAGAGAGTTAGGCATGGGTGAAGTTCAGTTCTCGACAAGCAGCAGTGGAGATGACATCCCAAAGAGTTTGGTAGCAGAGAGGAGTCAAAGCCCTGCCACCAACTGTAGCAGCCTATCCAATCCTTCCTCTGTGGAAGACGAAACTAATAACGTTACTCCCTACCATGACCAGAATGAGAATAGGGAGGACAATTATCCGGGTTACTGCAAGGGCACTGACAAAATTGTTTCTACAAATCTGTCTAATGAAGCAACGAACTGCACTGGCACTGATCAAGAAGGAAACCCAGCAGATTCAGTTTTTGTGTCAGATGATGAACGCGATCTGAGGGTTGTTGTCTCAATGCCTAAAGTCCTCAAACCTGACAACAAGCCCTCACTCGAATGCCAGATCATAGAGGAGATGAGCACTGATAAGGAGTCAAATACTCCTGTTCGGACTGGCATGGAATGCGTGCCCTTCATGGGTAGCTCGGAAGCTGGCCTGCCCATTACTCCCTGCAAGCTGGAAATCTTCAAGGACGGTCTGGGGAGGAATGGGAGGCCTAAACCTAGCACCATGGATCTGGACGATGGGTCTGGAAAGGGAGACGAGCCCCAAGCTGGCAGCTCATCAAAGAAACGAAGCGCAGAAAGACAGGATGAGGAATGTGCGGCGAATGGACCTTCTGACAGGGACTTTGAGTACTACGTCAAGGTGATCAGATGGTTGGAATGCGAGGGTCACGTCGAGAAGAACTTCAGGCAGAAGTTCTTGACCTGGTACAGCTTGAGAGCAACTCCACAGGAGGTCAGAATTGTGAAGGTGTTTGTTGATACTCTCATCGAAGATCCAGCATCACTTGCAGAGCAGCTCATCGATACCTTCACGGAGACCATCTCAAGCAAGAGATCATCTGTCGTGCCCGCCGGCTTCTGTATGAAGCTGTGGCATTGA
- the LOC117925607 gene encoding ribulose bisphosphate carboxylase small chain clone 512-like, giving the protein MAAGILSGPVASFGYVGLKPHQPKLFPAKDSVAWSRKTVSNGSKTHCMKTWNPINNKKFETLSYLPPLSDDSIAKEIDYMLKKGWIPCLEFDEVGYVFRKNSQIPGYYDGRYWTLWKLPMFGCNDASQVLNEIHECKKTYPNAYIRCLAFDNEHQGQCMAFVIQKPTCS; this is encoded by the exons ATGGCAGCTGGAATCCTCTCAGGTCCGGTCGCAAGTTTCGGCTATGTTGGGTTGAAGCCCCACCAGCCCAAGCTGTTTCCGGCAAAGGATTCGGTTGCATGGAGCCGGAAAACTGTGTCAAATGGTTCTAAAACTCATTGCATGAAG ACATGGAATCCAATCAATAACAAGAAGTTTGAGACGCTCTCTTATCTTCCTCCTCTCTCTGATGACTCGATTGCAAAGGAGATAGACTACATGCTCAAAAAGGGTTGGATCCCTTGCCTTGAATTTGACGAG GTGGGATATGTATTTAGGAAGAACAGCCAGATTCCAGGCTACTACGACGGGAGGTATTGGACATTGTGGAAGCTGCCAATGTTCGGGTGCAATGATGCCTCTCAAGTCCTGAATGAGATTCATGAGTGCAAGAAAACGTACCCAAATGCTTATATCCGCTGCTTGGCATTTGACAATGAGCACCAGGGTCAGTGCATGGCCTTTGTCATTCAAAAACCCACCTGCAGCTAA
- the LOC117925606 gene encoding U4/U6.U5 small nuclear ribonucleoprotein 27 kDa protein, with amino-acid sequence MADRDRGRDRERDREIREKDRRRDKEERDRDRDRSVKDRDRSKRSRTPDRIRSRHARSRTRSPDTHRSRSRSADRSRRRHRSHRTPSPSPPRKRHRRGEDEEKERQRAAVVSDFVDGIAKEHQKQRGTSEGGDVGGGDAEMDADEIEMMKKMGIPCTFDSTKGKPVPGADVSGVRSVTKRLPRQYMNRRGGFNRPLPAERNR; translated from the coding sequence ATGGCCGACCGAGACAGAGGCCGTGACCGTGAACGAGACCGAGAGATCCGAGAAAAGGATCGGAGACGAGACAAAGAAGAGCGTGACCGTGACCGCGATCGCAGCGTCAAAGACCGCGACCGCAGCAAGAGGTCCCGTACGCCGGACCGCATCAGGTCGCGGCACGCCCGCTCCCGCACTCGCTCTCCGGACACTCACCGCTCGCGGTCCCGCTCCGCGGACAGGTCGCGACGGCGGCACCGCAGCCACCGCACGCCCTCGCCTTCCCCGCCGCGGAAGCGCCACAGGCGGGGGGAGGACGAGGAGAAGGAGCGGCAGCGGGCCGCGGTGGTCTCCGACTTTGTTGACGGCATCGCGAAGGAGCATCAGAAGCAGCGGGGCACATCGGAGGGCGGCGACGTCGGCGGCGGAGATGCGGAGATGGATGCGGATGAGATCgagatgatgaagaagatgggGATTCCGTGCACGTTCGATTCGACGAAGGGGAAGCCGGTTCCGGGGGCGGATGTGAGCGGAGTGAGGTCGGTGACGAAGCGGCTGCCGAGGCAGTATATGAACCGGAGGGGTGGGTTCAATCGGCCATTGCCGGCAGAACGGAACCGCtag